A single window of Sporosarcina sp. FSL W7-1349 DNA harbors:
- the recJ gene encoding single-stranded-DNA-specific exonuclease RecJ codes for MIESKKRWTISRPDDEIVETLQSTLKIPSVHAKILAARGITEPTKAKAFLHMDETCLHDPFLFHDMDKAVDIIGRAISEQKKIVVYGDYDADGVTSVSVLTTALERLGADVFFAIPDRFQHGYGPNQELFEELHEQGASLIITVDNGISGIDQIAHAKSLGMDVIITDHHEIGETIPAADAVIHPRHPEGSYPFGELAGVGVAFKLACALLGEIPHDLIELVAIGTVADLVPLQDENRYLVKEGIRRMRRSTRPAIQALARVAGAEQAGLNEESIGFTIGPRINAAGRLGDAKPAVDLLKTDDEGVAMALAEQLDSLNKERQAIVSTITKEAERMISDTYGDKIPYVFVIAGEGWNPGVVGIVASRLTEKYHRPSIVLSLDPEAGTAKGSARSISGFDLFGELSKNAHLLPHFGGHQMAAGMTLSIDDIDDLRQNLNAQAAEVLTEQMLIPEKVIDVPLKLEEINVDVLESLEILRPFGMSFEKPAYMIEKLTTAIVRQIGADKNHLKLELQDGEWKLDAIGFRFGHMADHMTPDITLSLVGDLQVNEWNGHKKPQLLIEDVRSDDWQLFDLRGIREPSRWLPKIPLEHTLFVAFRDRTISRLPSTMQGISVLHYGKDQLKEADNVVLLDMPNAKTELEHVIQTTVPDRIYAHLHEPESKYFDGIPGRDQFGWFYTFLKKRGSFDMKQNADLLTKHMGWKKDTVYFISQVFSELGFVKIENGVASVVETADKRDLAEAPSYRQRQRQIELEKRLLYASYFELKQWFETIRNGIDREE; via the coding sequence TTGATTGAATCAAAGAAAAGATGGACGATTAGTAGACCGGATGACGAGATTGTCGAAACGCTGCAATCGACTCTCAAGATTCCGTCTGTCCATGCCAAAATTCTGGCTGCCCGTGGAATAACGGAGCCGACCAAGGCGAAAGCTTTTTTACATATGGATGAAACCTGCTTGCATGACCCGTTTTTATTTCATGATATGGACAAAGCAGTTGATATCATTGGCCGCGCTATTTCTGAACAGAAGAAGATCGTTGTTTATGGAGACTATGATGCGGATGGCGTGACTAGCGTCTCCGTCTTGACGACGGCATTGGAGCGGCTGGGGGCAGATGTTTTCTTTGCCATACCGGACCGCTTTCAACACGGCTACGGGCCGAATCAAGAATTGTTCGAGGAACTGCATGAGCAAGGGGCATCGCTCATTATCACAGTCGATAACGGAATTTCCGGAATCGATCAGATCGCCCATGCCAAATCGCTCGGCATGGATGTGATCATCACCGACCACCATGAAATCGGGGAAACGATTCCGGCAGCGGATGCTGTCATCCATCCCCGGCACCCGGAAGGCTCCTATCCGTTCGGTGAATTGGCCGGCGTCGGGGTGGCGTTTAAATTGGCCTGTGCCTTGCTCGGGGAAATTCCTCATGACTTGATCGAGCTAGTCGCAATCGGTACGGTGGCTGACCTTGTGCCGCTTCAGGACGAAAACCGCTATTTGGTCAAGGAGGGGATCCGCCGCATGCGCCGCTCCACACGTCCGGCCATCCAGGCGCTTGCCCGCGTGGCAGGTGCAGAGCAAGCCGGGTTGAATGAAGAATCGATTGGTTTCACGATTGGCCCTCGGATCAATGCGGCAGGACGCTTAGGTGATGCAAAACCTGCTGTCGATCTCCTGAAGACAGACGATGAGGGGGTCGCCATGGCATTGGCCGAGCAACTGGACTCGTTGAACAAAGAAAGACAAGCCATCGTTTCGACTATTACGAAGGAAGCAGAGCGGATGATCTCCGACACATATGGGGACAAGATCCCTTACGTATTCGTCATAGCAGGAGAAGGGTGGAACCCGGGGGTCGTCGGAATCGTTGCCAGCCGGTTGACGGAGAAATATCATCGCCCTTCCATCGTCCTTTCATTGGATCCGGAAGCGGGAACGGCAAAAGGGTCGGCACGAAGTATTTCGGGATTCGACTTATTCGGGGAACTGTCCAAAAATGCACATCTTCTACCGCATTTCGGAGGCCATCAGATGGCGGCCGGCATGACTTTGTCCATCGATGATATCGACGACCTGCGCCAAAATTTGAATGCCCAGGCGGCGGAAGTCTTGACGGAACAGATGCTGATTCCCGAAAAAGTGATCGATGTCCCGCTGAAATTGGAAGAAATCAATGTGGATGTGCTGGAATCGCTTGAAATCCTCCGCCCGTTCGGGATGAGTTTCGAAAAGCCAGCTTATATGATCGAAAAGTTGACGACTGCAATTGTGCGGCAAATCGGGGCGGATAAAAACCATTTGAAGCTGGAGCTGCAGGACGGAGAGTGGAAGCTGGATGCGATCGGTTTCCGGTTCGGCCATATGGCGGATCATATGACACCGGACATCACGTTATCCCTCGTCGGTGACTTGCAGGTGAATGAATGGAACGGCCATAAGAAGCCTCAGTTGTTGATCGAAGACGTCCGTTCGGATGACTGGCAGTTATTCGATTTGCGCGGCATTCGGGAACCGTCCCGTTGGCTTCCGAAAATTCCGCTGGAGCATACCTTATTTGTCGCGTTCCGGGATCGGACCATCTCTCGTCTGCCTTCTACGATGCAAGGAATTTCCGTCCTTCATTATGGGAAAGATCAATTAAAGGAAGCGGATAATGTTGTCCTGCTCGATATGCCGAATGCCAAGACGGAGTTGGAACATGTCATCCAGACGACTGTTCCTGACCGGATCTATGCCCATCTGCACGAGCCCGAATCGAAGTATTTTGATGGGATTCCGGGCCGTGATCAGTTTGGATGGTTTTACACTTTTTTGAAAAAGCGGGGCAGTTTCGATATGAAACAAAACGCGGATCTGCTGACCAAACATATGGGTTGGAAAAAGGATACCGTTTATTTCATATCGCAGGTGTTTTCCGAGCTTGGATTTGTTAAGATAGAGAATGGTGTGGCTTCCGTCGTGGAAACTGCCGACAAGCGGGATTTAGCGGAAGCGCCGTCTTATCGACAGAGACAACGGCAAATCGAATTGGAAAAAAGATTGCTTTATGCATCCTATTTCGAGTTGAAGCAATGGTTCGAGACGATCCGGAATGGGATCGACAGGGAGGAATAA
- a CDS encoding adenine phosphoribosyltransferase, producing MDLKQYVTIVPDYPKEGISFKDISTIMDNGKAYKYATDEIVKYAKEVGTDIIVGPEARGFIIGCPVAYALEVGFAPVRKPGKLPRETIAVEYDLEYGKDTLTIHKDAIQPGQRVLIVDDLLATGGTVGATIQLVEKLGGIVAGCAFIIELSYLNGREKLQGYNSRALITY from the coding sequence ATGGATTTGAAACAATATGTAACGATTGTCCCGGATTATCCAAAAGAAGGGATCAGCTTTAAAGATATCTCGACGATTATGGATAATGGTAAAGCTTATAAATACGCTACGGATGAAATCGTCAAGTATGCGAAAGAGGTAGGGACGGACATCATCGTGGGGCCGGAAGCAAGGGGCTTTATCATCGGTTGTCCGGTAGCGTACGCGTTGGAAGTCGGCTTTGCTCCAGTCCGCAAGCCTGGCAAATTGCCTCGCGAAACCATCGCAGTGGAATATGATCTGGAATATGGAAAAGATACGTTGACAATCCATAAAGATGCCATCCAACCGGGTCAGCGTGTCTTGATTGTTGATGATTTGCTGGCAACCGGCGGGACAGTCGGCGCGACTATCCAATTGGTGGAGAAATTGGGCGGCATCGTGGCTGGCTGCGCATTCATCATCGAACTGTCCTATTTGAACGGGCGTGAAAAACTGCAAGGTTACAA